AACATAACCATGATTGGTAGGTAGGGTTTAAACTTATAACGATACAAACTATATACAAATATAAGAGCGGCGATCTAGAAGGCCGAACAACATCAGCTGTACCATAAAGACAGCAGATATATCTTATCAGCTTCATTTCTGCAAAGATTGAAGCATCTCAACAATCTTGATGTTGGCATCCAAAAACCGATTCAAACAGTTGCTCATACATGCCTGTTCCTCGTTATCCAAATTTCCTCCCTTAACGTCATtaatgcatttcttgaagcaCATATCGGTGAAGTTCGTGACAGAGTTCTGAATCTTGGCCTTTGAAGTCTGTTGTTGGATGAAATTTGCCACCTCCTTTTTCGAGTCGTCATCCAACTGTTGTATTTGACTAACGTCAATATCACTCATTATCCTAAATTGTGAACTTGGCGGACCTAAAGATATGGTATGGTAGTTAGCTTAAGCTTATAAAGCCTCCTTTAGTATCGAAGccaaaatttttttttcaagatccTATTGACCCGCACTTATTCTGACAGAATTTGACCCATTAGCTATAGGAAGGAGCGTAGCTATCCTTGTGCTTGTCTCTgcctctttctctataATTGTCTCTGAAGTTGTCTCTGTAGTTGTAATGCTGTGTACTACTCCTTCcctcattttcttcttctccttgagCTCCGGATCCTTTCAAAATAGAATTAATCAAAGCCTCAGTCTCTTGGTCTTCCTGATTCACattattctcttcagcCTTTTTATATAACAACCTCTCTACTTCATCTCCATGTCTCTCCGTTTTAGATCCCTTCTTGAAGGCATAATCAATTTTAATTGGGCGATTCATAACCATCTTTCCCTGCATCTCTTCAATTGCTCGATCACTGTCTTCGAATCTGCGGTAGTTTATAAATGCATGGCACACTTTCAGTCCTTCTTTCCTCATTATGATAGGCAAACGACGTAGTTTACCGAAGTTATGGAAAGTTTGAATTAAaactttctcatcaaccaACGGATCCAAATTTCCCACATATATCATTGGGCCCAAATCGGTATTAGAATCAACACCGGATGTACCAACTCTTGTCTTGTCATTGGAGTCCCGTGCCATATTTACAGTAATCATGTGATCGTAAAGAGATACCCCCCTGACCACATTCGATATGTAGATGGCATCCTTCATCGTGTATAGTTCAATAAACCCATATCCCTGGCTTCTCTGTAGCACTCTATCCTGGGGCATCCTGACACTCTTCACAGGAGCAAATTGTACGAACAATTCATAAAGCATATCCTCATCCACCAGTGGATCCAAATTTCCCACATAAAGTGAGATGTTACCTTCATCTTGGGGCATGATTTgtagataaagaagaatgagTCTGAAGACGActtggaaaaaaaaaatcagaATAATCAAAGACAACCAAAATTTAAATACATGAAACCCTTCAACAAAAAACCACTACTCTCTTACAAGGACATTCCTTTGTATTTATTATTCATGTCTCAAGACTCTGCAAAATTACAAGctcaaattgaagagaagaaaaaattacTAGAGGTTGCTAAAAAGCGGGTTGAGAGTGTGTTAGAGAACTCAAGCAGCAGTGAAAATGATAGTAGAGCCAAGATTGTATCACTCGTTGAAGTTTTGAAACGCGTACCATACCGGCCTGCTGAGGATGATTTGATTGGCAGGTCTTTGGCTGAAGCTCATCTcattgaagagattggCGCTCTTGATAAAGTGCTTGGGAAATTTAAGAAGGAAAACGATACCAAATTACACGAGAACCTAGAAACGGAGACTCAGCTATCAAAGATATACGATGAATTGAACCAACATCTAGAAGTTCGAATAGGGGAGAGGGAAAAAGAGCGTCAACAACTCAATATGGATATACAGGATAATACAGGTGAATCTTTAGATAAAAAATACAGCACAGTTGCcgaggagattgatgaacTACGGGATAGATCCAAGCAATTGGCAGAATTCACTAAAGTATTGGTGAAAGATTACATTCTTAAAAACGAATTCACCATATTTGACTACGAGACACaaatgaagcagaaaacAGACCGATTCTTGAAACTGTTGGAAATCCTACTTAACAATGCATTAACTTCACCGTCCCAGGGATCGGAAAAGACGCTCGAAGTGGCTAATAAAGACGATCCATTGATTCGATATCTCATTGTGAACAACATTGTTGTGGTAGACAAGAGAAATGCTAATAGAATCAAGCTTAGAATATAGTCTCGGAAGTATGTGTATTTTTAATTAACTATGTGTTTAAATGATTGTATGGGTAGCCTGCGTTCACATCATAAGATACATTCTTCTTAGAATTGATGCACACCCATAAATGTATcctatttcttcttctgtgatTTCTCTGTTGTTAGTGTTGAAGCACGAAATCAGATATCCGCCATGCCTCAAGTAGAGATCGGTAACGTCAACGGTTCTTCTCTGACTCCTTCTGACCAATTTTTCTGGAATTCTGTAGAACGGAATACAGACTCCAGAGCGAAAGGTTGCTTTTGATTCAGACGTGTGGTATATAACGCCATGCTTAACACCAAACGCTCTAAGATGAAACTCTTTCTCCCAGTTGCTATCGATACCTTCAACAACCCCCTGAATTCCCAATAACTGGAATCTGATAGAATCATCTCCGCAGATCTCCACTTTATTGTTATGTTTGAAATCCCGTAGCAAAACCTCCCTTTCCTTAGGAAGTCGGACACCTTTAATTCTCGCAGGTCTACTAGCTTGCATCTGCATAAAATAAACACAATGAAAGCCAAGCCTATCTATTAAAATCCTTGCAAGAAGGTTTGAAGCCACCCGGAAATTCTTACAGCCCAGCATCTGCTTCCAGACTGATAGATCTATAAGATCATCATAAGGGTGGTAAAACCTGCTGAATCTAAGGAGTGTATGGTTCTGATAACTACTTCCGGAGCCGTCACGTTCAAATATGATGGAACTAGTCGGATCTCTGGAAGTGGCTCTGCCAAATTTTTCCAATAGTGATACAGAAGAAGGCGTAGAGGATATAGAACAATTAGGATTAGTGGAAGCAGAACCGACCTGAGAAGGATTCTCTCGTGATTGGCCCTTTTTGGAAATACCAGGGATACTTGTCATATCTTCTTCGAGATATTGCATCACTTCATTGGCCATCTGTTTCAATATAAGGATGGTATTTTCGTTAACATTATCTCTGGCAAAAGAGTCAAATATCGACAACGCTCCTATGGCTTCATTCTGCCTTGTAATCAAAGGCACAGCAACAAAATACTTGATATACGGAAGTCCCTTTACTAGGGGATTGGAATTAGTACGCCAGTCTTTGGAAGCATCATTGAGTGCAAAAAACTGAGAAGAAAGTATTGCATGTGCATCTAAAGAAATCTGTCTAGCGCACTTGGCAAACCCGAGACCTTGCTGATACTTGACTACTTGGTATCTGGCATTGATGAGACTGATTGAAGCGCCGTTTGTACCGAATAAGTTTAGCATCTTTTTAATGAGGAAGTTGAACTTACCGCTGTTTCCCCAGTGGGGCAAGTTGGAATGTATATCAACAGCTCTGAGCCTTTTAGCTTCATTATAGGATTCGGGAGCTTTCAGAAATGAAGTACCCGACATGCAATCAGGAAATTGTACAACACTTAAATTGACCTTTCCAGTTCCATATTCTTCGAAGAAAATCTCTCTGGTTATGGGAACCGGTGATaaactttttgaagaaagggAAATGGACGGAGGACAATCGGTTGGCTTAAAGGATGATAATCGAGTTTTCGTAGAACCATGGTgaacaacagcagcaggagcagTTTGTTCTATTATGTGCATAGCAAAAAGCAGTATCGATAAGGAACAAAGCGATGTCAATATAGTTTAATAGACAATTTACAGTACTTTAGCGCGAATAAGGAATTACTAGATTCGGTAATGATCCTTAAATATGCAGATCTATGCTTATAGAAGTATACATTTATTCTTGCATTTTATCAGGATCTTCCGTAGAGTCATCTTGCTTGGGATCAGGTTTTGCATCTGAAGAGGCGGACTCAGTGggttccttcttctcatcctcCTTTACGGTCTCCAGTTTATCAGTAGCAGAACTTGCAGCAGCTTCCCTCTCCTGTCTGgttctttcctcttctaaAGATAACCTAATTGCCAAGGCCAACTCAGGGTCCATGTTTGAATTATCTAGACCGAAATCATCGCCACCTGCACCACTACTTCCAGCGTCATCGGGACCCCCGCCAGTGGAGGATGCATCCTGATCTCTTAGAATAGGCGATTTGTCAACCTGCTCATATAATAAATATGGTCCAGGAGGAACAGTCACCAAATGAGATGAATTGTTGTTGTTCACTGTAGCTATAAACTTTTCCAATTTGGATGTGTTGATCTGCTGCTCGCCGAAATTGACAAAATCAATCGACACATTGTTTTTCTTCAGCCTTTTGGCCAATTTATCTAGTGATGCCTCATCATCTGTGATTGGTGAACCAACAAACACAACGACACATTGTCTTTGATTCTTATTTTGCCTGTTCTTCAATGCTAGACATGCCACCTGGATACCATTGATG
The sequence above is a segment of the Brettanomyces nanus chromosome 4, complete sequence genome. Coding sequences within it:
- a CDS encoding uncharacterized protein (EggNog:ENOG41), which encodes MSAPESYNEAKRLRAVDIHSNLPHWGNSGKFNFLIKKMLNLFGTNGASISLINARYQVVKYQQGLGFAKCARQISLDAHAILSSQFFALNDASKDWRTNSNPLVKGLPYIKYFVAVPLITRQNEAIGALSIFDSFARDNVNENTILILKQMANEVMQYLEEDMTSIPGISKKGQSRENPSQVGSASTNPNCSISSTPSSVSLLEKFGRATSRDPTSSIIFERDGSGSSYQNHTLLRFSRFYHPYDDLIDLSVWKQMLGCKNFRVASNLLARILIDRLGFHCVYFMQMQASRPARIKGVRLPKEREVLLRDFKHNNKVEICGDDSIRFQLLGIQGVVEGIDSNWEKEFHLRAFGVKHGVIYHTSESKATFRSGVCIPFYRIPEKLVRRSQRRTVDVTDLYLRHGGYLISCFNTNNREITEEEIGYIYGCASILRRMYLMM
- a CDS encoding uncharacterized protein (BUSCO:EOG09343Y9A), producing MVLEATMIVIDNSEYMRNGDYLTSRYQAQLDTVELIFRRKTSANPESTVGLLTMAGESTRVVSNLTIDYGKLLSGLHEAKIGGQVNVINGIQVACLALKNRQNKNQRQCVVVFVGSPITDDEASLDKLAKRLKKNNVSIDFVNFGEQQINTSKLEKFIATVNNNNSSHLVTVPPGPYLLYEQVDKSPILRDQDASSTGGGPDDAGSSGAGGDDFGLDNSNMDPELALAIRLSLEEERTRQEREAAASSATDKLETVKEDEKKEPTESASSDAKPDPKQDDSTEDPDKMQE